In Palaemon carinicauda isolate YSFRI2023 chromosome 1, ASM3689809v2, whole genome shotgun sequence, the genomic stretch GTGTGACAGAAATTTGGGTTATTGAAACAAAAGAAATCCGTGGTGTTTGGCATTGTACTTGAATGCTGTAAAGCAGATGGTATATCTTGGTAAAATTGAATAATTATAAGAGCACCAGGAGCTCTATCTAGTTGCCACGAATGCCATTCTAATTGCTTTCCAAGAGCTAAGACCAAGATTTCCCTGCTTGAATGTCTTTaccacccctccccccaaaaaaaaaacctctcATCTAAAAGATTATGATAGCATAGTATACTTGAGAAGCCAAACATACCATAAATGTTGTAAAACAGTTTTAGAGTATTgatgtgaaaattaaaaagaatctGTGAGCTGAAAACTGACTTTGAGAAAATATACTCTATGGAGAAAAACtactttctttaaaaacaaaatgcaTGGAGAGTATCAATGTATCTTcagaaaaatcattatatataaacgTCATAAATAAGTCACAGTCCCAACTCTGAGTaagattccactttttttttttttgcagttgttcTATAAACATTGGTCCCAATGAGCATGCGATTACTATCAAGCACAGGCTAGAAGGATCTGCAGATAGTTCTAAGCAAGTTTGGGATGATTttcttccttaaaatattttacaagttACTGTCCAGCACAAAATAACAAAGGCTGCAATTTTATGTTCTTCAGCTAAGTGTCTAAAATCCTGTACCTTTCTTCCGGGAAAGGGTATAAAGTTAAGCATTTCCATTTAtcaccattaaaatcaaaagtgggTAAATCTAAAAATGCAAGGATCTATGAGTCTCTCTATATAAAAATCTAGTTAATAAAGTAAACCAACAAAATCATCTTTTCATGTTAACAATAAATGCAAAAAGATCTTCTGAATATTGTGAGACAAAATTTGTGAAATTTCCCATTTTGTCACACTAAGCAACATAAAGCATATGCTACAGAAAATTCTAAGCAGAACAAGAATGTTTACTTCAAAAATCATGGGGATGGAAAAAGTAAACCAAGATTTATATGCTTTAGGTCATTTTAACCTACTAAACTATCGAAGGTGTTTCACGCTATTCACAAAGGGTGACTTTTACATATGGATGCTTAATAGGATCAGCCACAAAATTCTGGAGACCAAAAATCAATTATTCTTTTCTATGTATTAAAATATGAACAGACACTTCCAAAAAGTGTCTCTGGAATGATGTGTCTTAGATTTACTGATGCATAATTTTAATAATCCCCTTTCTAAAGCTCAATAAAAGATAAGGAGTCCTTACCTGAAATCGCAAAAGGAAACTAAGTTTTATAAAGGACAATAAATGTCAAAAAGGTTTTACTAATAGTGTCATGGGAACTTTCAACTCGAGAAAACTTATGGATTGGTTCAGTTTTGCCTACTTTCCAGCACAATGTCTTGATTAACCTTTTACAGGTGGTGAGCTACAATGCCAAATACCACAAATTCTGAGAAGCCAATTCCAAATTCTTAGAATATAATTCCTTACAGAAGTGAAGGAATACTTTTCAATCGACTAAAGTGCGCATTTTACTAAGAATTATAACCACCCAATCACTGAGGTATACCAATTGGTAGATGCCCCCAAAGAGTACTCTTTAAATCTATTTGTGCAATCTGCTTTTTGATTACCCCATAAACCGAATGACATTTCCTTCAAACATTGTATCTCATTAATCAAAAAAATACAATTTCTCAATGAACAAAATTAATAAAGTATTTAAATTAGATACAGTGCTAAACAATTAATGTTCCAATATCTGATGGAATAGGAAATTCATGATGTCCTTTTCACATTAGATTTTGCTGTGAACATTTTAAAGATAACTGATGGAAAATATATATGCATCTTTCTGGTGTCAAAAAGAAAAACCAAAGAATCAAACTTTGAGAATAATATTGACATCACTTCATTTCCTAGGACCATAACGCCCCTATCACCCAAGGAGTCTCATGCATGAATGGAGTAGATTGGAATCATATATCTTATGTAGAGTATAAATATAGGGAACCAATACAACTATGGAGAAAATATACAAATAGCTtgcagaaaaataatgaaaaacctccACGGAAAATGAACCATCCAGTTCAATGCTTCTGTAAAGTAGTATTACTGTAAAATGTAAATAGAATGGTGTCAAACCCAATATGAAAAACATGAAGCAATGAATGACAGTACAGTACATCGCTTCAAAAAGAATCCAATTCATGTTAACAGTAATGAGGTACAAAGCATGGTGGAAAGAATAAAGTCAGGTGAAGTATGCAAGATTTTTAAGAAAATGAAAACATCACAGAACACTGATATAGTCTACAATCATACAACAAAACTGTACAAAAGAGGATAGGCTACACTTGTTCGTTCTGTTGAACAAAGAGTTTCTCGTTATAGAGCTCAACGAACCATACTGACTACAACCTTCCCTAAATTTCTGATTTAGTAGTTATTTTACTTTAGCCTTCTTGATGACAATCAAAGTTTAGCAAAATCAGGCTCATGTAAACAATGGTTAGTAATGATATGGGATTGTATATGGATAAAGCGCTGGGGTGAGTTACTCTACCGAAATGAGATTGCCATGTAGTAGACAGTAAGACTTGCTCAGTTTATATTTGGTTTATTCGTGAATAAAAACCAAACCACCCAACATAAATGCAGTGAAAATCTTCAAGTGGCTGCAGTACTCATAGAAATGGTGgattttaaagattaaaaaaaaatattcatgtaacaaTTAAGAAGTGCAGTGATGATTGGCTACATGTTGGTTCATGTCAGAGTATGACTGAGTTCCAAATTTGTTAAACGGACTACCAAGTCAACGAAACAATTTTAGCAACAGATCTATACAAAGATCACCAGGTTTCCTATTTGTCAACTACCTGCTTATTGTCAGTAAAAACTTGAATAAGTTTGTAAAAATTATCTCACACTGAAAGATTATAACAACATGCACTCAACTAACAGGTTACATATACAAAATATCCATAACTTAGAGTAGTTATACAAGATTAATTCTAAAGTTTGCTCATGAATTCACATATACTGCAATGATGGTTTGTgaataaaatatgattataacCATTCCTTTagtcataataatagaaaaaataacacGCATAAAGcaccccatttaaaaaaaaaagataaaattcaataaaTGGGGAAAAATGCACAAAATCATTCCAGtttgtgtaaaagaaaaaaaaatagtacatgCTAACAGGcataacaaaatagtaaaagttATGTAGTGTACATAATCTCACTCATAGTAACTTAAATAAAAGCACCATCCAtattaaaaaaatcttatacagtGATAGAAATAATAGGAAAAGCAAATGATTAATGAATACAAATAACATTAGTTTGAAGTTAATACCCTTTGCAAACTCATAGTTAATGTCATAGTGAAATTCATTTTAAACACAGGCTATGTGTCTGTTATTAAGTTCTATATTTCATTAAAGTAATAAGCACACATGGGTTTAGTGGGTAAGTGATGGCCACACCAATGTAAGACTGTTTCTTACTGGGCTAACTGTGGTGGCACCTGGACCTTCTTGGACTGCTGGTTCCTCATGCATAATTGGCTTCACAACAGAGGTATTTGATGCTTCTTCCAATGCTGCTTCTGCTAATGCAGCCTCAACAGCTTGGCCACTAAGTTCCATTTCTGGAGTGGATGAAGGCGATCCAGATGGTGAGTGGGAAATAGTGGCTACATAAACTACTGAAGACTGTGATGATGTTTCACTGGCAGCTGTTTCTGTGTCATTTTGAGGCGGAAGATTTGATACTATTGCATCATCTGTTTCACCCACAGCTACAACTGTTGTAGCAGATGAGGATTCATCTGTTGATAATGGAGACTGATCTGTTGGAATTTCTTCAGTAAGAAAAGTTGATTTAGTGGCAATTTCTTGAATTTCTTCTGGTGAAAAAAATGTCTCTGGTTTAGATGTTGCTAAAACATCAAGAGCTGCTCGAGTAGTAGCTGCCGCTACAGCTTCTGCAATCGCTTCCAATGAGGGAGTAATTTGAATCTGAGAAACAATTTCATgctctttttctttttgttgttgttgtttttcttcttcttcttgttcttcttgttcttcttcttgttcttcttcttgttcttctaatTCTTCCTGATCTTCGGGAATGCGTGGGGGCAGAGGACTGCTAGGCCTAGGCAGGACTTCAGCAGGTTGTACACCAATAGATCTGTCTGGTATTAATACTGATTTTTGCCTTTCATTTTCAGGTTCTAAAatatcactcacttcatttcttggTTGTGGGTCAGCTTTTTCTGGAACACTCGGAGAAGTATGCTCTGAAGCTTTTGTACACTCTTTATTGGCATCAGCTTCTTCTGTTTTGACAGACAAACTACCAGCTTCCTGAGACATGCCAGGGAGTTCTTCGGGTGGGAGAACTACAAGTTCACTAACAGGGGTCACTGTATTAGATGCTAGAGGTGATGGAactaattcttgtttttcagtttcTAAAACCTGGCTTTCTGGTTGTGGTGTATCTCTCACTTCCTGGTGTACATCGTCTGGTACACCTTCATCCACTATTGATGTATCCTTTAACTCCTGTTGCACATTATCTAGCAAATCCTTATCAGCTTTTGGAGTTTCATTGGCTTCTTGACATACAGTATCTGGTGCATTTTCATCTATCATTGGTACATCCTTTACTTCCTGGTGTTTATTTTCTGGTACATCCTCATCTGCAATAAGTGTACTGTTATTTGTCGGTGTGGGAGTTATATCATCCCTCTGTTCCAGCCCAAGAAATGCTAAACTTACATTGCTAGTGACAACACAAGGGATAGCTCCTGCTTCACTTGCTTCTATTTCTATGTCTTGTCCATGAGAAGAGCCAACCACCTGTGAATCTTTAACTAATAATTGCGTTTCAGAAGGAAGAAGGGCATCGAGGAGAATCTCTGTCACCTGATGAGATGGCACAGGACCTTGACTGTCACCTTTTGTTTCTATTCCTCCCTCATCATGACGAAACGAGGTGTTCATTCCCAAAACAGCAACCTCTTGCTCTTTCTCTGTTTGTGTACTATCTTCTTTACTTTTAATATGAGGAGTTGGTGCTGAAAATGCAAAGGATGTTTGAGTACCTTGGCCTTTGCACACAGACTCAGATTCTTCATCTTTCTCTACACTAACTTCCATTATAGGAGGGGCTACAATCATTTGGGGAGCTGGAATGTCATTCTGTgcattttctttatttgcattttCTTCAGCAAATGATCGAAGATCTGAAATGTCAGCACCTGTCTCAGTAGCCTCTGAAGAACCCTCACTGCTTATTTCCCGTACAAGAAGTACAGGAAGTTCAGCTGTAGGTTTAGCTGCATCCTCTAAGAAGGCAGGTACTGGAAGAGCAACTGCTTCTTCAGCATCAGCTTCATTGATTAACTCAATATTTTCACCAGTATCGCTTGTTCCAGATGGACGAGGCGGTTCACCAATCACCATTTCTGGATCAGACATAGtttctttttgaagtttcttttcctcctcttgATAAGTCTCTTTCTTTTCTTCTGGAAGTTCAGAAATTTCAACATCCTCAACAATTGGTTGTTCTTcagttaaatagttttcttttgatTCTGATGCTGCTGGCAAAGATTCAGGTAGTGCTTCTTCGAGTTCTTCTGTTGTAACACCATCATCCTTGAGAGCCTGTAACTGAATGATTGTGCGGTTTGCTGGAACGGAACCCCCTAATGTAGTAACCGGTGGTTCTTGCATATCAGTATCATCTATAGCACCTGTAACTTCAGCCTGAGACAAAGTGCCATTTAAAGCCACCTCCATATGAGGGACAGCCTCAAACTGAAGTTGATCCATCTCTTTCAAAAGATCTGAGAAATTAGAAGACTGCTCTACCTGGATCTCCTCAAGGTGGCGTTGCAGTGAAGCTGGAAGCGATGTTTCTTCACTCATTGTTGTGGTAAGGGCCTCGCTGCTTGTCAGGTCTTCCTCGCTCGTCATCTCACCCACCTCCTCCTTATGTGAAATAAAGAATAGATCAGAGAAGAACCAGAAGGTTTC encodes the following:
- the LOC137654777 gene encoding myb-like protein X isoform X8, producing the protein MSGEFGTGKTIFVLAIVVGCFAVLWPKIFYPMLTASITSPSSGRQVLWKDEANVFFLHQLCYLLEEQHHVSADAGTPVRWTGEECWQVLKTSCGVEVSEALVSDVRLGKDESNLTNCLATRYSLTPALVAAAAPPRVRPRPYLPQGMGPHARPERPPHLYPEMMHPALREKGRAMPQRTIDKQARPGPMPGVRPPMGGAGGIVPPPQTKGSGAMGIIMPLYTVGIVVFFVYTIMKVLFKKGQDDDKTPKLKDFGLDPEYRKYVFAEEYLDNTDISTKDQLRRQAREESRNRKKAQNEVPPDTKIAEGHLMDQGRMDTQGKKLGKSECEKKLDQFSNEIEARQKKKIEELDRLIELEKEERREKEEEGIPNPQVEEEFSDALTTETAYEQDEASTCDTKSFLSPLHDDSSDADTNTTHIMNRDEDDFQTTNTNTIESTIPETNTITATLGKDLDLSVLPENEKNTALSETISQILTPQFVKSNIPPLLEAISEPKINSNSQVQVYETTDISMQTSVPNGMFKEQAPQDVQSVNVNSMDSSSEQHLTMNSNPTSPTPVFPSTTSKITNHISASHLSNRQNLTSKENYSKNQSPQPQVPQQYQNTNFSNVPTKKAKQSTPCNNIQQSSSVPNNKHKNKRKRSRKRGKKRGGSTWPSSLSINPVIDRVEEVGEMTSEEDLTSSEALTTTMSEETSLPASLQRHLEEIQVEQSSNFSDLLKEMDQLQFEAVPHMEVALNGTLSQAEVTGAIDDTDMQEPPVTTLGGSVPANRTIIQLQALKDDGVTTEELEEALPESLPAASESKENYLTEEQPIVEDVEISELPEEKKETYQEEEKKLQKETMSDPEMVIGEPPRPSGTSDTGENIELINEADAEEAVALPVPAFLEDAAKPTAELPVLLVREISSEGSSEATETGADISDLRSFAEENANKENAQNDIPAPQMIVAPPIMEVSVEKDEESESVCKGQGTQTSFAFSAPTPHIKSKEDSTQTEKEQEVAVLGMNTSFRHDEGGIETKGDSQGPVPSHQVTEILLDALLPSETQLLVKDSQVVGSSHGQDIEIEASEAGAIPCVVTSNVSLAFLGLEQRDDITPTPTNNSTLIADEDVPENKHQEVKDVPMIDENAPDTVCQEANETPKADKDLLDNVQQELKDTSIVDEGVPDDVHQEVRDTPQPESQVLETEKQELVPSPLASNTVTPVSELVVLPPEELPGMSQEAGSLSVKTEEADANKECTKASEHTSPSVPEKADPQPRNEVSDILEPENERQKSVLIPDRSIGVQPAEVLPRPSSPLPPRIPEDQEELEEQEEEQEEEQEEQEEEEKQQQQKEKEHEIVSQIQITPSLEAIAEAVAAATTRAALDVLATSKPETFFSPEEIQEIATKSTFLTEEIPTDQSPLSTDESSSATTVVAVGETDDAIVSNLPPQNDTETAASETSSQSSVVYVATISHSPSGSPSSTPEMELSGQAVEAALAEAALEEASNTSVVKPIMHEEPAVQEGPGATTVSPKNEDSPTSSKGSSPDMDEYEVITKEEDHTTTTTKVKKLKEGAETAKNEPKLSAATTQKVEDIRKEVEEEAENEEEEEEEEEIEEEVEFEEVPKKDSATKRPAVDASAKTTPKSDAATEETSDDE